Within Fimbriiglobus ruber, the genomic segment TTTCAGTATTACGCCTACCAGTCCCGCACCCCGGACAACGTCGGGCAATACGTCACCACTTATGCCCGCCGGTCACGTTTTACGGAAGCGTTCAACCGGTCCCCCGCGACCTCTACGAGCGGTACGGCCTGGAACTCCAGCGGAGCTACGTGAACGTCTACTTGCAGCGCAACGTCATCGACGTGGCCCGGGATGTGTCGGGCGATCAGATCGTGTTCAACGGCGCGACCTACCAGTGCGTCTCAAAGACCGCGTGGGACGCCATCGACGGCTGGGACGCCGTTCTCTGCGTTCTGATTACGGAGCCGGCGGCGTGCTGAGGGACTTCTCCGCCTCGCGAAGGTAGAAGTCGTCTTTCGCTTGCCTCACCCGGTTGCGGTATGCCATATCGTTTTTGCTCGGAGCGAGCGAGAGAAGAGCGGCAGCGATCCATCCGATCAGTGTCCACCCGGCCAGAAGATTGACCCAAAAGCAGAGGGGCAGAGTGGCGCTCTTATTCCACGCGGCCAACAGAGTCGGCAGGAAATAGAAGGTCAGAATCAGCCACAGCTTCGGATCGCTCGCGAGCAAAGTGAGATCGGTGGTCAGTGACGTGTCGGCATCCATAAGTCCTCCATCCGTTAAAGCCCGTTAAGCATAACAAACTGGGTAAGAATGTCAAATGTTAGATAACCAACTGATATCCCTGGTTATCAGCACCATCATCGCCCAGGAAG encodes:
- a CDS encoding superinfection immunity protein, which translates into the protein MDADTSLTTDLTLLASDPKLWLILTFYFLPTLLAAWNKSATLPLCFWVNLLAGWTLIGWIAAALLSLAPSKNDMAYRNRVRQAKDDFYLREAEKSLSTPPAP